Proteins from a single region of Chryseobacterium scophthalmum:
- a CDS encoding cytochrome-c peroxidase, whose protein sequence is MYSKFKSLGFLSLFILMAFYGLQDLQLIYPNYFPKPVYDFKKNPLKQSTVDLGRKLFYDPVLSRDHTISCSSCHLSHQAFSHAGNHLSKGIEDGIGDRNSPAIFNLAWQKTFMWDGSVVNIDVQALAPINHPKEMGEDINVAVRKLNQSKEYKTLFYKSFGDSLVTSERLMKALSQFQLTIVSAHAKYDKVKQGKAKFTASENKGYQLFKQNCSSCHSEPLFSTYEFANNGLSYNSELKDYGKWNKTFEPADKMMFKIPSLRNLAYTYPYMHDGRFKTLYEVLDHYENGIVKSPTLAKQLEKPIIFNSQEKEDLLAFLATLNDSVLVSNVEFQKNK, encoded by the coding sequence GTGTATTCTAAATTTAAATCTTTAGGTTTCCTTTCATTATTTATTCTGATGGCATTTTACGGTCTTCAGGATTTGCAATTGATTTATCCGAATTATTTTCCGAAACCTGTTTATGATTTTAAGAAAAATCCGCTAAAACAGTCTACTGTAGACTTGGGACGAAAATTATTTTATGATCCTGTTTTATCGAGAGATCATACAATTTCATGTTCTTCATGTCATTTGTCGCATCAGGCTTTTTCGCATGCCGGAAATCATTTAAGTAAAGGGATTGAAGACGGAATTGGTGACCGTAATTCTCCTGCGATTTTCAATTTGGCTTGGCAAAAAACATTTATGTGGGATGGCTCTGTTGTGAATATCGATGTTCAGGCTTTGGCGCCGATCAATCATCCAAAAGAAATGGGAGAAGATATAAATGTTGCTGTTCGGAAACTCAATCAGTCAAAAGAATACAAAACCCTTTTTTACAAAAGTTTTGGTGATAGTTTAGTGACATCTGAACGACTTATGAAAGCGCTTTCACAGTTTCAGTTAACGATTGTTTCAGCTCATGCGAAATATGATAAAGTGAAACAGGGAAAAGCAAAATTTACTGCTTCCGAAAATAAAGGCTACCAATTATTTAAACAAAATTGTAGCTCTTGTCATTCTGAACCATTGTTTTCAACCTATGAATTTGCAAACAACGGACTTTCTTATAATTCCGAATTAAAAGATTACGGAAAATGGAACAAAACTTTTGAACCTGCAGATAAGATGATGTTTAAAATTCCCAGTTTGAGAAATCTTGCCTATACTTATCCTTATATGCATGATGGCAGATTTAAGACATTATATGAAGTTTTGGATCATTATGAAAATGGAATAGTTAAAAGCCCAACTTTAGCAAAGCAATTAGAAAAACCGATTATTTTTAATTCTCAGGAAAAGGAGGATTTATTGGCTTTTTTAGCAACACTTAATGATTCTGTGTTGGTTTCTAATGTGGAATTTCAGAAGAATAAATAA
- a CDS encoding alpha/beta fold hydrolase: MPYLTKQDSKNFELYYEDYGSGQPIILIHGWPLSGKSWELQVPVLLDLGYRVITYDRKGFGKSSPTLDGYDYDGLAADLHEIITQLELKNVILFGFSMGGGEVVRYLTNYGSENVDKIALISSIIPLVKQKDDNPHGVSEEELYGILTSLKTDRVTFLESFHKNFYNYGLLSQKVSQKQLDFDWSIASQASPIATIKCAESWANTDFRPELGNVNVKTLIVHGDDDQIVPIETAGKQAAAGIADNDFVIIEGGSHGLNITHSEHLNEILTRFLTNK, from the coding sequence ATGCCTTACCTTACAAAACAAGACAGCAAAAATTTTGAACTTTATTACGAAGATTACGGTTCCGGACAACCGATTATTTTAATTCATGGTTGGCCTTTGAGCGGAAAATCTTGGGAACTACAGGTTCCTGTACTTTTAGATTTAGGATACAGAGTAATCACTTACGACCGAAAAGGTTTCGGAAAATCTTCTCCGACTTTAGATGGTTATGATTATGACGGATTGGCTGCAGATTTACACGAGATTATTACTCAATTAGAATTAAAAAACGTCATCCTTTTCGGATTCTCAATGGGTGGTGGCGAAGTTGTACGTTATTTAACCAATTATGGTTCAGAAAATGTAGATAAAATAGCTTTGATTTCATCTATTATTCCTTTGGTAAAACAGAAAGACGATAATCCGCATGGAGTTTCTGAAGAAGAATTGTATGGAATTTTAACCAGTTTAAAAACTGACAGAGTCACTTTCCTGGAAAGTTTCCATAAAAACTTTTACAATTACGGATTGCTTTCTCAAAAAGTGAGTCAGAAACAGCTCGATTTTGACTGGAGTATTGCTTCTCAAGCTTCTCCAATTGCAACTATAAAATGCGCTGAAAGCTGGGCAAATACAGATTTCCGACCAGAATTAGGCAACGTTAATGTGAAAACTTTAATTGTGCATGGTGACGACGACCAGATCGTTCCGATAGAAACTGCAGGAAAACAAGCTGCCGCAGGAATTGCTGATAATGATTTTGTCATTATTGAAGGCGGATCGCATGGCTTAAATATCACTCATTCAGAACATTTAAATGAAATCTTAACCAGATTTCTCACCAACAAATAA
- a CDS encoding DoxX family protein, with protein MEADTIKTIAKYGLGAMLITAGIGHLTFARKEFQAQVPNWVPLEKDDTVVYSGVAEIALGTAIIATPKKYESIVGKIAGTFFTAVFPGNIAQYKNDRDSFGLNTDGKRLARLFMQPLLVFWALKSTEK; from the coding sequence ATGGAAGCAGACACCATCAAAACCATCGCAAAATACGGTCTCGGAGCGATGTTAATTACCGCAGGAATAGGCCATCTTACATTTGCAAGAAAAGAATTTCAGGCGCAGGTTCCCAATTGGGTTCCGCTTGAAAAAGATGATACCGTTGTTTACTCAGGAGTTGCAGAAATTGCTTTAGGAACTGCTATTATTGCGACTCCTAAAAAATATGAATCGATAGTTGGTAAAATTGCAGGAACTTTTTTTACGGCAGTTTTTCCGGGAAATATTGCACAATATAAAAATGATCGAGACAGTTTCGGCTTAAATACCGACGGAAAGAGATTAGCCCGACTATTTATGCAGCCCTTGCTTGTTTTCTGGGCATTAAAATCAACAGAAAAATAG
- a CDS encoding NADP-dependent glyceraldehyde-3-phosphate dehydrogenase, translated as MSSVNETSFHNLFKSENEIPEEYKVPEIHQREYLLNGELVEWKGDVTEIYSPICIKTENGLNRKLLGSIPNISPKEAMEVLEASVKAYDNGLGEWPTMSVEGRIQCMQKFVYLMIKERDLIIKLLMWEIGKTLPDSTKEFDRTVDYINQTIDALKDLDRESSRFQQAEGTIAQIRRAPLGVVLSMGPFNYPLNEIFTTLIPALIMGNTILFKLPKHGVLAHYPLLKAFKEAFPKGTVNTLYGKGSEIITPIMESGKVNVLAFIGSSKVANGLKKLHPKVNRLRAILSLDAKNAAIVTKNANIDIAVSEIILGALSFNGQRCTALKLIFVQKEVAEEFTKKLTEAVSALKPGLPWEKEVKITPLPEVNKPSYLKECIDDALAKGAKVLNENGGFTEESFVFPAVVYPVNNEMKLYHEEQFGPVIPVVSFDDIEEPIDYQVNADHGMQVSIFSEDALEVSKLIDSFVNLVSRVNINCQAQRGPDVFPFTGRKDSAEGTLSVFDALRSFSIRSLVAAKITDSNKELLNTIVRDHDSNFLSTDYIF; from the coding sequence ATGAGCTCAGTCAATGAAACTTCATTCCATAATCTGTTCAAATCTGAAAATGAAATTCCTGAAGAATATAAAGTTCCCGAAATCCATCAACGAGAATATCTCCTCAACGGAGAATTGGTAGAATGGAAGGGAGATGTTACCGAAATTTATTCACCGATTTGTATTAAAACAGAAAATGGTTTAAACAGAAAACTATTAGGAAGCATTCCGAATATTAGTCCGAAAGAAGCAATGGAAGTCTTAGAAGCTTCGGTAAAAGCTTATGATAACGGATTGGGAGAATGGCCAACAATGTCTGTGGAAGGAAGAATACAATGCATGCAGAAATTTGTGTATTTGATGATTAAAGAACGTGATTTAATTATCAAATTACTGATGTGGGAAATTGGAAAAACTTTGCCGGATTCCACCAAAGAATTCGACAGAACAGTAGATTACATCAACCAAACTATTGATGCACTAAAAGATTTAGACAGAGAATCTTCACGTTTTCAACAAGCCGAAGGAACAATTGCTCAAATCAGAAGAGCACCTCTTGGAGTTGTTCTAAGTATGGGACCTTTCAATTATCCTTTAAACGAGATTTTCACCACCTTGATTCCTGCTTTAATTATGGGAAATACAATTTTGTTTAAACTTCCCAAACATGGTGTTTTAGCGCATTATCCTTTATTAAAAGCATTTAAAGAAGCCTTTCCAAAAGGTACAGTCAATACTTTATACGGAAAAGGTTCAGAAATTATCACTCCAATAATGGAAAGCGGAAAAGTAAATGTTTTGGCTTTCATTGGTTCAAGTAAAGTAGCAAACGGATTGAAAAAACTACATCCGAAAGTCAATCGTTTAAGAGCTATTTTAAGTCTGGATGCAAAAAACGCCGCAATTGTAACTAAAAATGCGAATATCGACATTGCTGTAAGTGAAATTATTCTTGGGGCGCTTTCTTTTAACGGACAAAGATGTACCGCTTTGAAATTGATTTTCGTTCAAAAAGAGGTTGCGGAAGAATTTACAAAGAAATTAACGGAAGCTGTTTCTGCTTTAAAACCTGGACTTCCTTGGGAAAAAGAAGTGAAAATTACTCCGCTTCCGGAAGTCAATAAGCCTTCCTATTTAAAAGAATGCATTGATGATGCTTTAGCAAAAGGAGCAAAAGTTCTCAACGAAAATGGAGGGTTTACCGAAGAATCTTTTGTTTTTCCAGCAGTTGTTTATCCTGTGAATAATGAGATGAAATTGTATCATGAGGAGCAGTTTGGTCCGGTAATTCCGGTAGTTTCTTTTGACGATATTGAAGAGCCCATCGATTATCAGGTGAATGCAGACCACGGAATGCAGGTGAGTATTTTCAGTGAAGATGCTCTGGAAGTTTCAAAACTGATCGACTCTTTTGTAAATCTGGTGAGCCGAGTGAATATCAATTGCCAAGCTCAACGTGGACCGGATGTTTTCCCTTTCACAGGAAGAAAAGATAGCGCAGAAGGTACACTTTCTGTTTTTGATGCGCTTCGTTCGTTCTCAATCCGTTCTTTGGTGGCTGCAAAAATTACAGATTCTAATAAAGAATTGTTGAATACCATTGTGAGAGACCACGATTCTAATTTTTTGAGTACAGATTATATTTTTTAA
- a CDS encoding GNAT family N-acetyltransferase, giving the protein MTEEVIYRQETQDDFQEVFELNHKAFGQQNEAKLVDALRNNPNVFIPELSIVAIKNDAIIGHILFTKINIKNDDKTLNESLALAPMAVLPEFQKNGIGGQLIRYGLETAKKLGYQSVIVLGHEDYYPKFGFEPSEKWNIKAPFDVPLNVFMSIELVKGSLENISGTVIYPKEFETV; this is encoded by the coding sequence ATGACAGAAGAAGTAATTTACAGGCAAGAAACACAGGATGATTTTCAAGAAGTATTTGAACTTAACCATAAAGCTTTCGGACAGCAGAACGAAGCTAAGTTAGTAGATGCTTTAAGAAATAATCCGAATGTTTTTATTCCCGAACTTTCTATTGTTGCTATAAAAAACGACGCAATTATTGGTCATATTTTGTTTACTAAAATCAATATAAAAAATGATGATAAAACTTTAAATGAAAGTTTAGCACTTGCTCCAATGGCTGTATTACCCGAATTTCAAAAAAATGGAATTGGCGGTCAATTAATAAGATATGGTCTTGAAACTGCAAAAAAATTGGGTTATCAATCAGTAATTGTTTTAGGACATGAAGATTATTATCCAAAATTTGGATTTGAGCCTTCAGAGAAATGGAATATCAAAGCACCTTTTGATGTTCCTTTAAATGTATTTATGTCGATTGAATTGGTAAAAGGCAGTCTTGAAAATATCTCGGGAACAGTTATTTATCCTAAAGAATTTGAAACGGTTTGA
- a CDS encoding TonB-dependent receptor plug domain-containing protein — protein MKIILPKPCHEDWEAMTPQEKGRFCAVCSKTVIDFTNNSDDEILDYFSDYSSQNTCGNFYQSQLNRNMKYSIINSLFSKFAIGFILTAGGIVSVNAQEKDSVKTSALASLQGKISCLTINQNNAYSSLPIMGRGAPSSIQGNNEPLWVIDGEIVEAKTLKDFDPNKIKKMNIIKGIQATALYGTKARNGVVIIKLKKEFRKKK, from the coding sequence ATGAAGATTATTTTACCAAAGCCTTGTCATGAAGACTGGGAAGCAATGACTCCTCAAGAAAAAGGACGATTCTGTGCGGTTTGCTCAAAAACCGTCATAGATTTTACCAATAATTCTGATGATGAAATTTTAGATTATTTTTCTGATTATTCGTCTCAAAATACCTGCGGAAACTTTTATCAATCACAACTTAATAGAAATATGAAGTACTCAATAATCAACTCGCTATTTTCAAAATTTGCTATTGGTTTTATCTTAACAGCCGGTGGAATTGTCTCTGTAAATGCTCAGGAAAAAGATTCAGTAAAGACTTCAGCTCTTGCCAGTCTTCAAGGGAAAATATCTTGTTTAACAATTAATCAAAACAATGCATATTCTTCACTTCCAATAATGGGAAGAGGTGCACCTTCATCCATTCAGGGAAATAACGAACCTTTATGGGTAATTGATGGCGAAATTGTGGAAGCTAAAACCTTGAAAGATTTTGATCCTAATAAGATTAAGAAAATGAATATTATCAAAGGAATTCAGGCAACTGCACTGTACGGAACCAAAGCACGTAATGGAGTCGTCATTATTAAACTTAAAAAAGAATTTAGAAAGAAGAAATAA
- a CDS encoding RNA polymerase sigma factor — MTSQQEFITKIEKHKGIIFKISKMYMDDKDDRDDLFQEITYQVWKAYPNFKGESEFSTWLYRIALNTAIIFLKSEKKRSFIANEDFSNYKIAEDEYDHEKEEKLAEMYKAIHQLNPIDKAFIFYYLEDFSGREIAEQMGISEGNVRVKMNRAKNKLKDILNNK, encoded by the coding sequence ATGACCTCACAACAGGAATTTATTACCAAAATCGAAAAGCATAAAGGAATCATTTTTAAGATTTCTAAAATGTATATGGATGATAAAGACGACCGCGATGATCTTTTTCAGGAGATTACGTATCAGGTCTGGAAAGCATATCCGAATTTTAAAGGTGAAAGTGAATTTTCAACCTGGCTGTACAGAATAGCGCTCAATACAGCGATTATTTTCCTGAAATCTGAAAAGAAAAGGAGTTTTATAGCCAATGAAGATTTTTCGAATTATAAAATTGCAGAGGATGAATATGATCACGAAAAAGAGGAAAAACTTGCTGAAATGTATAAAGCCATTCATCAGCTAAACCCTATCGATAAAGCATTTATTTTTTATTATCTCGAAGATTTTTCAGGAAGAGAGATTGCCGAACAGATGGGGATTTCTGAAGGAAATGTAAGAGTAAAAATGAATCGCGCAAAAAACAAACTGAAAGATATCTTAAATAATAAATAA
- a CDS encoding VOC family protein, whose translation MKNQNLLRMDNVGIVVESLDETISFFLELGLKLEGRSMIEGEWAGRVTGLGNQYVEVAMMVTPDGNSKLELSRFINPKVIEDHRNAPVNALGYLRVMFAVADLDDTLERLYKLGAQLVEEVVNYQNVYKLCYIRGPEGILIGLAEKIENK comes from the coding sequence ATGAAAAATCAGAATTTACTCAGAATGGACAATGTCGGAATTGTCGTGGAATCCCTCGACGAAACGATTTCTTTTTTTCTGGAACTCGGTTTAAAACTTGAAGGAAGATCAATGATTGAAGGAGAATGGGCAGGTCGTGTAACAGGACTTGGAAACCAATATGTAGAAGTCGCTATGATGGTGACACCCGATGGAAACAGCAAGCTGGAGCTTTCAAGATTCATTAATCCTAAAGTTATTGAGGACCATCGCAATGCTCCCGTAAATGCTTTAGGTTATTTGCGTGTTATGTTTGCCGTTGCAGACTTAGACGATACGCTCGAAAGACTTTATAAGCTTGGCGCACAACTTGTGGAAGAGGTCGTAAATTATCAAAACGTTTATAAGCTTTGTTACATTCGTGGACCTGAAGGAATTCTTATCGGATTAGCAGAAAAAATTGAGAATAAATGA